The Petrocella atlantisensis genome has a window encoding:
- a CDS encoding transposase → MLSNSVDSIKYIIRYTGRPAMAQSRILDYDGEFVTFFYNRHEDNEKVIEKIHVFDFFKRLIVHIPDEQFKMIRYYGLYAKKYKHSSKLFLLMTASKRKFFKQNSHWRARLLLHFGIDPLRCQCGNTMKLLNIFATSKTHLLDKPPPQLYNSA, encoded by the coding sequence ATGCTTTCTAATTCTGTTGATTCAATTAAATATATTATTAGGTATACTGGCAGACCAGCTATGGCTCAGTCCAGAATTCTTGATTATGATGGTGAATTCGTAACTTTTTTTTATAATCGTCATGAAGATAATGAAAAAGTAATTGAAAAGATACATGTCTTTGATTTTTTTAAACGTCTAATAGTTCATATTCCTGATGAGCAGTTTAAAATGATTCGTTATTACGGGTTATATGCCAAAAAATATAAACATTCTTCTAAGCTATTTTTACTTATGACTGCATCTAAACGTAAATTTTTCAAACAAAATTCTCATTGGCGTGCACGTCTACTTCTTCATTTTGGTATCGATCCACTCAGGTGCCAATGTGGTAACACAATGAAACTTCTAAATATTTTTGCTACTTCTAAAACCCACCTTCTTGATAAACCGCCTCCTCAGCTTTATAATAGTGCTTAG
- a CDS encoding IS91 family transposase, with amino-acid sequence MNSKSFKIKDIFSDRWDDFVALGYPLRPAILHNVRKIINCGDPSMGHALYFCDHCGKIKHVPFTCKSRFCNSCGAKYIQDRAASISSKLIQCEHRHIVFTIPKELRPFFRKDRSLLHLLFHASAATIHAWFYSINKSESFKPGFISTLHTFGRDLKWNPHIHMLITEGASGNKTVWRKIPHIPFTMLRKRWQTTLLDLLHRYLGDSFINLRLPYSKLILLAFMSMLNLTCFLILLIQLNILLGILADQLWLSPEFLIMMVNS; translated from the coding sequence ATGAACAGTAAATCTTTTAAGATAAAAGATATTTTTTCAGACCGTTGGGATGATTTTGTTGCTCTAGGTTATCCTCTACGTCCCGCTATTTTACATAATGTCAGAAAAATCATTAATTGTGGTGATCCTTCCATGGGTCATGCTCTTTATTTTTGTGACCATTGCGGCAAAATAAAGCATGTTCCATTTACTTGTAAAAGTCGTTTTTGTAATTCTTGTGGTGCCAAATACATTCAAGACAGAGCTGCTTCTATATCTTCCAAACTTATTCAGTGTGAACATCGTCATATTGTTTTTACCATCCCTAAAGAACTTCGCCCTTTTTTTCGCAAGGATCGTTCCTTACTTCATCTTCTTTTTCATGCTTCTGCTGCAACTATTCATGCTTGGTTTTACTCCATTAATAAATCTGAATCTTTCAAGCCTGGTTTTATCTCTACACTTCATACTTTTGGCCGTGACCTTAAATGGAATCCTCATATTCATATGCTTATTACTGAGGGTGCTTCTGGTAATAAAACTGTTTGGCGTAAAATACCTCACATCCCTTTCACTATGCTTCGTAAACGTTGGCAAACTACTTTACTTGACTTACTACATCGTTATCTAGGAGATTCTTTTATAAACTTAAGACTTCCTTATTCAAAACTTATCCTTCTGGCTTTTATGTCTATGCTAAATCTAACATGCTTTCTAATTCTGTTGATTCAATTAAATATATTATTAGGTATACTGGCAGACCAGCTATGGCTCAGTCCAGAATTCTTGATTATGATGGTGAATTCGTAA
- a CDS encoding BREX system ATP-binding domain-containing protein, whose amino-acid sequence MKEVDQVLNALRMGVIPGTSIDNFIVGRDQEKHELDNFMSSVEQGEGRVKFIRGAYGSGKTFMMKYLTEKALDQGFIVANVPIHSGFGFSKLDGVYGNIMNHLLIRTDEETSTNFEMIFEKWLEGLKSSGDARKASQNIYSVIKALSDYNSSFSSVLLIYIRALIGRDYELSTIAAAWIKGDKNMAYQLKRKLNVKGSVDGDNALDILSGFVKMIHLLGYKGLIITFDEAELIMQQRVDTRLKAYANIRQLMDSAGAGFLDHAGFVFAGTDDFFEDEEKGLRSYMALYQRIGSSMESPLSITNVRQPILQIQALRQEDYEKLANKLVALHSKRYAYDYMVNAMHIANLAKLEASKIVGVNAITVRIFLKKVLELLDLMLDNPDLPIFNAIKVSNNG is encoded by the coding sequence ATGAAAGAAGTTGATCAGGTTTTAAATGCGCTTCGAATGGGTGTTATACCCGGAACAAGTATTGACAATTTCATAGTGGGAAGAGATCAAGAGAAGCATGAGCTAGATAATTTCATGTCTAGTGTAGAGCAAGGTGAAGGTAGAGTTAAGTTTATTCGAGGTGCTTATGGATCCGGAAAAACTTTTATGATGAAATATCTGACAGAAAAAGCTCTAGACCAAGGTTTTATTGTAGCGAATGTACCGATCCATAGTGGTTTTGGATTCTCAAAGCTGGACGGTGTTTATGGTAACATCATGAACCATCTTTTGATTAGAACAGATGAAGAAACCAGTACCAATTTTGAAATGATATTTGAGAAATGGTTAGAAGGCCTTAAATCCAGTGGGGATGCAAGAAAAGCTTCACAGAACATTTACAGTGTTATTAAGGCTTTAAGTGATTACAACAGCTCTTTTTCGAGTGTGCTGTTAATCTATATAAGGGCTTTGATTGGCAGAGACTATGAATTATCAACCATTGCTGCAGCTTGGATAAAAGGTGATAAAAATATGGCTTATCAACTTAAACGTAAGTTGAATGTCAAAGGTTCTGTTGATGGAGATAATGCCCTCGATATACTGAGTGGTTTTGTTAAGATGATTCATTTGCTGGGATATAAAGGCTTGATTATTACATTTGATGAAGCTGAGCTCATTATGCAACAAAGGGTGGATACCAGACTTAAGGCATATGCCAATATAAGACAACTGATGGACTCTGCCGGTGCTGGATTTTTGGATCATGCCGGTTTTGTATTTGCTGGGACAGATGATTTTTTTGAAGATGAAGAAAAGGGTCTGAGAAGTTACATGGCGCTTTATCAAAGAATAGGTAGTAGCATGGAAAGTCCTTTAAGTATTACCAATGTCAGACAACCGATACTGCAAATTCAGGCCTTAAGACAAGAAGATTATGAAAAGTTGGCGAATAAGTTGGTGGCATTACATTCAAAAAGATATGCTTATGACTATATGGTGAATGCAATGCATATAGCCAATCTTGCTAAGCTTGAGGCTTCTAAGATAGTGGGCGTAAACGCTATAACCGTACGTATTTTTCTGAAAAAAGTGCTTGAACTTTTGGACTTAATGTTAGACAATCCGGATCTTCCAATATTTAACGCCATTAAAGTCAGTAATAATGGTTGA
- a CDS encoding glutamine synthetase III family protein, producing the protein MENVTQLFGTNVFSESVMKERLPKDTFKALKKTMILGQELAPEVAEVVANAMKDWAVEKGATHYTHWFQPMTGKTAEKHDSFIEPTGDGKVIMEFSGKQLIQGEPDASSFPNGGLRATFEARGYTAWDATSPAFLKDDTLCIPTAFCSYTGEALDKKTPLLRSMQAVSEQAVRILRLFGDTETNKVTSTVGPEQEYFLVDKKLFQLRKDLIFSGRTLFGAMPPKGQELDDHYFGSIKERVSEFMKEFDLELWKLGISSKTKHNEVAPAQHEMAPIYSTTNIATDHNQLVMDTLIKVANRHDLACLLHEKPFAGVNGSGKHNNWSISTENANLLEPGDTPHENAQFLTFLVATIAAVDKYAPLLRLSAASPGNDHRLGANEAPPAVISIFLGEQLNAIIEQIKEGALTSSTKASAMDLGVTTLPKFAKDVTDRNRTSPFAFTGNKFEFRMVGSSASVSGPNIVLNTIVAEVLKDIADELEVAEDFNATLKTIIERLIKAHSRIIFNGDGYSEDWLEEAERRELPNIKTAVEAIKVFDDPEYVDLFLRHGVFFKGEIAARQEIMFEEYIKTINIEALTMIEMAKKEIMPSVIEFATSLADSINAIKAAVPSAMVSVQENLLIKVSELLVEAQEKLVALEEEVEKTHLIEDIEEEAFAFKFNVFEKMVDLRKPCDELEVIVAEDYWPYPTYSDLLFRV; encoded by the coding sequence ATGGAAAATGTAACGCAATTATTTGGAACGAATGTATTTAGTGAGTCAGTTATGAAGGAAAGATTACCAAAGGATACCTTTAAAGCATTGAAAAAAACAATGATCCTTGGTCAAGAGCTAGCTCCGGAAGTGGCGGAGGTTGTCGCTAATGCCATGAAGGATTGGGCAGTGGAAAAAGGTGCAACCCATTATACACACTGGTTTCAACCTATGACTGGAAAAACTGCAGAAAAGCATGATTCATTTATCGAGCCAACAGGTGACGGTAAGGTTATTATGGAATTTAGTGGGAAACAATTGATTCAAGGCGAGCCGGATGCTTCATCATTTCCTAATGGAGGATTAAGAGCTACCTTTGAAGCCAGAGGTTATACCGCTTGGGATGCAACATCTCCTGCATTTTTAAAAGATGACACATTATGTATTCCAACGGCGTTTTGTTCATATACTGGTGAAGCCTTGGATAAGAAAACACCTCTTCTTAGATCCATGCAAGCTGTATCAGAGCAAGCCGTAAGAATCCTTAGACTATTTGGTGATACTGAAACCAATAAAGTGACATCAACGGTTGGTCCGGAACAAGAGTATTTCTTGGTTGACAAGAAGTTATTCCAACTTAGAAAAGACCTGATTTTTTCAGGGAGAACATTGTTTGGTGCAATGCCACCTAAGGGACAAGAACTGGATGACCATTATTTTGGTAGTATTAAAGAACGGGTATCAGAATTCATGAAAGAATTTGATTTAGAGTTATGGAAACTTGGCATATCATCTAAAACAAAACATAATGAAGTGGCTCCTGCTCAACATGAAATGGCACCAATCTATTCTACGACCAATATCGCTACGGATCACAATCAGTTGGTTATGGATACACTCATAAAAGTGGCCAACAGACATGACTTGGCTTGTTTACTACATGAAAAGCCTTTTGCAGGCGTTAATGGATCAGGTAAACATAACAACTGGTCAATTAGTACTGAAAACGCAAACTTACTTGAACCAGGTGATACCCCTCATGAAAATGCTCAGTTCTTAACTTTCCTTGTTGCAACCATTGCTGCTGTGGATAAATATGCACCTCTTTTAAGACTGTCAGCAGCATCACCTGGTAATGATCATAGATTAGGAGCAAATGAAGCGCCTCCGGCAGTTATATCTATCTTCCTGGGTGAGCAATTAAATGCAATTATCGAACAAATAAAAGAAGGTGCATTAACTTCTTCAACAAAAGCCAGTGCAATGGATCTTGGTGTAACAACATTACCTAAATTTGCAAAGGACGTAACAGATAGAAACAGAACATCACCATTTGCATTCACAGGTAATAAGTTCGAATTTAGAATGGTAGGATCTTCAGCATCTGTATCTGGGCCAAACATTGTTCTCAATACTATTGTTGCGGAAGTATTAAAAGATATTGCTGACGAATTAGAAGTTGCAGAAGATTTCAATGCTACTCTAAAGACAATTATTGAGCGATTAATAAAAGCACATAGTAGAATTATTTTTAATGGTGACGGATACTCAGAAGATTGGTTAGAAGAAGCAGAAAGACGTGAGCTACCGAATATTAAGACAGCAGTAGAGGCAATCAAAGTATTTGATGATCCGGAATATGTAGATCTATTCTTAAGACATGGTGTATTTTTCAAAGGTGAGATAGCAGCACGTCAAGAAATCATGTTTGAAGAGTATATAAAAACCATTAATATTGAAGCCCTTACAATGATTGAGATGGCTAAGAAGGAAATCATGCCTTCTGTTATAGAATTTGCAACCAGTTTAGCAGACTCCATCAATGCTATAAAAGCAGCGGTACCTAGTGCGATGGTTAGTGTTCAGGAAAATCTACTAATAAAAGTATCCGAACTTTTAGTTGAAGCACAAGAAAAATTAGTGGCACTTGAGGAAGAAGTAGAAAAAACTCATTTGATTGAAGATATTGAGGAAGAAGCTTTTGCTTTCAAATTCAATGTGTTTGAAAAAATGGTGGATCTAAGAAAGCCATGTGATGAACTAGAAGTTATCGTTGCAGAAGATTACTGGCCATACCCAACTTATAGTGACTTACTATTTAGAGTCTAG
- a CDS encoding 1-phosphofructokinase family hexose kinase, with product MIITIALNPGIEKRITVDQLVVGEEHNVLDYQLMIGRSSVYSAYIMRLLQGDPYVMGFAGGIGGRYIKNFLDKNRIKSNFVLKDKEMESIFLLRMEGQPDTRFIDHSHQLTQNDAKNFKHKLIGQLKDTDILLLNGDTLDAMAMSIMIDTMDLVKKEGKRVVLSVEGNDVENFVAKKPYAWVVDDGQMEALGIYGDEEHRIKQLHLFLITQKIHYAFYPTDEGVVGVSRNKICKGKLEGMATKDTDWVKEAIAGGVVMGIKRKYEFERMVKLASGIACAINDKTYPNICTRKEIDTNMNQCKIIEYYSKGKYHFEDL from the coding sequence ATGATTATTACCATAGCACTAAATCCCGGTATAGAAAAAAGAATAACGGTTGACCAACTGGTTGTTGGTGAGGAACATAATGTTTTAGACTATCAATTGATGATTGGACGAAGCAGTGTTTATTCGGCTTATATCATGCGTCTTTTACAAGGTGACCCTTATGTTATGGGATTTGCCGGAGGAATTGGTGGCCGTTATATCAAAAACTTTCTGGATAAAAATCGAATTAAATCAAACTTTGTTCTAAAAGATAAAGAGATGGAGTCTATCTTTCTATTAAGGATGGAAGGACAACCGGATACAAGATTCATTGACCATTCTCATCAACTGACTCAAAATGATGCAAAAAACTTTAAACATAAACTCATTGGACAGTTGAAGGATACAGACATCCTATTGCTCAATGGAGATACATTAGATGCTATGGCTATGTCCATTATGATTGATACCATGGATTTAGTAAAAAAAGAAGGTAAAAGAGTGGTACTTTCAGTTGAAGGTAATGATGTTGAGAATTTCGTGGCTAAAAAACCCTATGCATGGGTTGTAGATGATGGACAGATGGAAGCGCTTGGCATATATGGCGACGAAGAACATCGTATTAAACAATTACACTTATTCCTAATTACACAAAAAATCCATTACGCCTTTTACCCTACCGATGAAGGTGTTGTAGGCGTGTCTCGTAATAAAATATGTAAAGGGAAGCTTGAGGGCATGGCTACAAAGGATACAGATTGGGTCAAAGAAGCCATAGCCGGCGGTGTGGTTATGGGTATAAAAAGAAAATACGAGTTTGAGCGCATGGTAAAACTGGCAAGTGGTATTGCCTGTGCTATTAATGATAAAACATACCCAAATATTTGTACTCGTAAAGAAATTGATACAAACATGAACCAGTGTAAAATCATAGAATACTATAGTAAAGGCAAATATCATTTTGAGGATTTATAA
- a CDS encoding ANTAR domain-containing response regulator: MSTRVIIGSSNEKIIKQLSLFLLENGLSVIGEATSGHDLLRKVHTVYPDLAIVDYKLKGMNGHELSEIIIGERLCPVIALISHGEMEHFINLSQEPTFVPLTKPCSKQMLMGTVDLLVKTSKSIEMLEKQLDHLKTKTNTDAIIEKAKQLLMENMNLTEEEAHRRIQKQSMDKGISKIKIAEAIILMYEV, translated from the coding sequence ATGAGTACTCGGGTGATAATAGGGTCGTCAAATGAAAAAATCATAAAGCAACTGAGTCTGTTCTTATTGGAAAACGGTTTGAGTGTCATTGGTGAAGCAACAAGTGGACATGACTTATTGAGAAAAGTGCATACAGTTTATCCTGACTTGGCTATTGTGGACTATAAACTAAAGGGTATGAATGGTCATGAACTATCGGAGATTATTATTGGTGAAAGACTTTGTCCGGTTATCGCTTTAATAAGTCATGGAGAAATGGAACATTTCATCAACTTAAGTCAAGAACCAACATTTGTACCTTTAACCAAGCCTTGTAGCAAACAGATGCTTATGGGAACAGTTGATTTGTTGGTTAAGACTTCAAAAAGTATTGAAATGCTAGAAAAGCAACTGGACCATCTAAAAACAAAAACAAATACGGATGCTATAATCGAGAAAGCCAAACAGTTATTGATGGAGAATATGAACTTGACAGAAGAAGAAGCCCATCGACGTATCCAAAAACAAAGTATGGACAAGGGCATATCCAAAATAAAAATCGCAGAAGCCATTATACTGATGTATGAAGTTTAA
- the glnA gene encoding type I glutamate--ammonia ligase, whose protein sequence is MEGKKYTKADIQRIVADEDIKFIRLQFVDILGALKNVAITVDQLDKALNGEIMFDGSSISGFVRMEESDMYLIPDLDTFVSFPWRTHQSKVARLICDIYKTTGEPYGDDPRGVLKHAIAEAETMGYAFDVRPEFEFFLFQTDENGDPTTITHDKAGYFDLGPMDLGENVRRDMVLTLEEMGFKIRASHHEDAPGQHEIDFESADAITMADQIVTFKLVVKVVAQKHGLHATFMPKPLSHINGSGMHINMKLKDQNGKNIFYDAQDPLKLSQTAYYFLGGLLAHSKAITAITNPTVNSYKRLVPGFEAPVHIGWSTSNLSPLVRIPTVRGEEALLELRSPDPSCNPYLGLSVILKAGLDGINNKIMPPEMMNSDQLRAISNILSEDTLPSDLKEAIIELSKDPVIKEALGNVYDSYIKAKGFEWDAYQKQVHAWEVDTYTSRY, encoded by the coding sequence GTGGAAGGTAAAAAGTATACTAAAGCGGACATCCAAAGAATAGTAGCTGATGAAGATATTAAGTTTATTCGTTTACAATTTGTAGATATTTTAGGCGCATTAAAAAATGTTGCAATCACAGTGGATCAACTTGATAAAGCATTGAATGGAGAGATTATGTTCGACGGCTCATCCATATCCGGTTTTGTCAGGATGGAAGAATCAGACATGTATTTGATTCCGGACTTGGACACATTTGTAAGCTTTCCTTGGAGAACCCATCAAAGTAAAGTGGCCAGACTAATCTGTGATATTTATAAAACAACAGGAGAACCCTATGGCGATGATCCAAGAGGTGTACTCAAGCATGCGATTGCCGAGGCGGAAACTATGGGGTATGCTTTTGACGTAAGACCGGAATTTGAATTCTTTTTGTTTCAAACAGATGAAAATGGTGATCCGACAACCATCACCCATGATAAGGCAGGCTATTTTGATCTAGGGCCTATGGATTTGGGAGAGAATGTTCGAAGAGATATGGTTTTGACCTTAGAGGAAATGGGTTTCAAAATCCGTGCAAGTCATCATGAAGATGCACCCGGTCAACATGAGATTGACTTTGAGTCGGCAGATGCTATCACGATGGCCGATCAAATCGTCACCTTCAAGTTAGTGGTCAAGGTTGTTGCTCAAAAGCACGGTTTACATGCCACTTTTATGCCAAAACCATTGAGTCATATTAACGGATCAGGTATGCATATTAATATGAAGCTCAAGGATCAAAATGGTAAAAATATTTTTTATGATGCGCAAGATCCATTAAAATTATCCCAAACAGCGTATTATTTTCTGGGTGGTCTACTTGCCCATTCAAAAGCCATAACAGCTATAACCAATCCTACAGTTAACTCGTACAAGCGTTTGGTGCCTGGTTTTGAAGCGCCGGTACATATAGGTTGGTCAACATCCAATCTTAGTCCTTTGGTTAGAATCCCTACAGTAAGAGGCGAAGAAGCCTTACTGGAATTAAGGAGCCCAGATCCGTCATGTAATCCCTACTTAGGGTTGTCAGTTATTCTTAAAGCTGGACTTGATGGTATCAATAATAAAATTATGCCACCTGAAATGATGAATTCAGATCAACTTAGAGCTATATCCAATATATTGTCAGAAGATACACTACCCAGTGATTTGAAGGAAGCAATTATCGAATTATCAAAGGACCCAGTTATAAAAGAGGCCCTTGGTAATGTCTATGACAGTTATATTAAGGCCAAAGGCTTTGAATGGGATGCTTATCAAAAACAAGTACATGCTTGGGAAGTTGATACGTACACATCAAGATATTAG
- a CDS encoding diguanylate cyclase domain-containing protein → MNDNRKPTILITEKRTLRSCISKHDLSTFNIIRNHDPREVFSLVSIHHPDLIILDAEMDEVSGYDLLRTLKSFYKTERIPVVLVAEITEDVEPCLALELGAIDFMIKPISEHLVTAKINNYIKIYHSLLLLEEKAHYAKEMNPNTGLPGNMAISRYITNALRSRKDDVVVYADLDNFKSYNDKYGFGRGDEIIKFTGGVIASALSEALGDTFLGHIGGDDFVFVAPADEVKEIANNIIYNFDQKIRQHYCEEDKASGFIISKDRLNAIQKYPIMTISLAGVRLIEHPETTRYEVIADICAEVKTYAKTFKNSCFYMDRRQGEDFRKKYDMAFSTVT, encoded by the coding sequence ATGAACGATAATAGAAAACCTACAATTCTAATTACAGAAAAAAGGACTTTACGTTCATGTATTAGCAAGCACGATTTGAGTACCTTCAACATCATAAGAAACCATGATCCAAGAGAGGTTTTTTCATTGGTATCCATCCATCATCCGGATTTGATAATCTTGGATGCGGAAATGGATGAAGTTTCCGGTTATGACCTACTTAGAACTTTGAAATCATTTTATAAGACAGAAAGAATACCGGTAGTTTTGGTGGCGGAGATTACAGAGGATGTTGAACCTTGTTTAGCTTTAGAACTCGGTGCGATTGATTTTATGATTAAGCCCATCAGCGAACACCTGGTCACAGCTAAAATCAATAATTACATTAAGATTTACCATTCTTTACTGTTATTAGAAGAAAAAGCCCATTACGCTAAGGAAATGAATCCGAATACAGGTTTGCCCGGTAATATGGCGATTAGTAGGTACATTACCAATGCTCTAAGAAGTAGAAAAGATGATGTCGTGGTCTATGCGGATTTGGATAATTTTAAGTCCTATAATGATAAATATGGTTTTGGACGCGGTGATGAAATTATTAAGTTTACAGGTGGTGTTATAGCATCAGCATTAAGTGAAGCTTTAGGTGATACTTTCCTTGGTCATATAGGTGGTGATGACTTTGTTTTTGTTGCACCGGCAGATGAAGTAAAAGAGATTGCCAATAACATTATTTATAATTTTGATCAGAAAATAAGGCAACATTATTGTGAAGAAGATAAAGCATCAGGATTTATTATCTCAAAAGACCGACTCAATGCGATACAAAAATATCCGATTATGACCATTAGTTTGGCGGGTGTACGGCTTATAGAACATCCGGAAACCACCCGTTATGAGGTTATTGCAGATATATGTGCTGAGGTTAAGACTTACGCAAAAACCTTTAAAAACAGTTGTTTTTACATGGATCGGCGACAGGGTGAAGATTTTAGAAAAAAATATGATATGGCCTTTTCGACGGTCACGTAA
- a CDS encoding YigZ family protein yields MLKVYETIRQEATMELVEHKSRFIGCIIPATSEEEAKSIIARISKQHRDANHNCYAYRINGTQMIEKYSDDGEPSQTAGMPMLDLLRTRELVNIVAVVTRYFGGVKLGTGGLVRAYTKTLQSALDQVTTIKKDTYNLLKITVPYTFAGKLDYYIQKEGIVVKDIHYEDEIHYELYTTNENNLRLTLVELTNGQSIIKKLGEVIGFIDRGKMYEE; encoded by the coding sequence ATGTTGAAAGTATATGAAACCATTAGACAAGAAGCAACGATGGAATTGGTGGAGCATAAATCTAGGTTTATCGGATGTATTATACCTGCAACATCGGAAGAAGAGGCAAAAAGTATAATAGCAAGAATTAGTAAGCAACACAGAGATGCCAATCATAATTGCTATGCCTATAGAATTAATGGGACACAGATGATTGAAAAATATAGTGATGATGGTGAACCTTCCCAAACAGCCGGAATGCCTATGTTAGATCTATTAAGAACGAGGGAATTGGTGAATATAGTGGCAGTGGTTACCCGATATTTCGGTGGTGTAAAGCTTGGGACAGGTGGTCTTGTTAGAGCATACACAAAAACCTTACAATCAGCACTTGACCAAGTAACCACAATAAAAAAAGATACATATAATCTATTGAAAATAACGGTACCTTATACATTTGCAGGTAAGTTGGATTATTACATTCAAAAAGAAGGGATTGTTGTAAAGGATATTCATTATGAAGATGAGATTCACTACGAATTATACACAACCAACGAAAATAATTTGCGTCTTACCCTAGTTGAATTGACCAATGGTCAAAGTATCATAAAAAAACTTGGGGAAGTAATTGGGTTCATAGATCGAGGAAAAATGTATGAGGAGTAG
- a CDS encoding bifunctional 4-hydroxy-2-oxoglutarate aldolase/2-dehydro-3-deoxy-phosphogluconate aldolase yields the protein MKKYEIVNAMVENGVVAVIRAESKEQGLKTIEAIKAGGIKALEITMTVPGALDIIKELAEVYKDEDVIIGAGTVLDSETARACILAGAKYIVSPCFEVELVKMCHRYGVPVMPGIMTPKEAVEALELGVDILKVFPGNAFGPSIISAFKGPLPQGNYMPTGGVDLSNVDQWIKNGAVAVGVGSVLTKGAATGDYAAVTETAKKFVEAVKIARQSK from the coding sequence ATGAAAAAATATGAAATTGTAAATGCAATGGTAGAAAACGGTGTGGTAGCGGTTATTCGAGCAGAATCAAAAGAACAAGGACTAAAGACGATTGAAGCAATAAAAGCCGGAGGTATCAAGGCTTTGGAGATAACCATGACAGTACCTGGGGCACTCGATATCATCAAGGAATTGGCAGAAGTTTATAAAGACGAAGATGTTATTATTGGCGCAGGTACTGTTCTTGATTCTGAAACTGCAAGAGCATGTATTTTAGCGGGGGCAAAATATATTGTAAGCCCATGCTTTGAAGTTGAACTGGTAAAAATGTGTCATCGATATGGTGTGCCGGTAATGCCGGGTATAATGACACCAAAAGAAGCTGTTGAAGCCCTTGAATTGGGTGTTGATATACTGAAAGTATTCCCGGGCAATGCTTTTGGGCCATCTATTATATCTGCTTTTAAAGGACCCTTACCACAAGGCAACTATATGCCGACAGGTGGTGTGGATCTTTCAAATGTTGATCAATGGATTAAAAACGGTGCTGTTGCAGTCGGCGTTGGTAGTGTTTTAACAAAAGGTGCTGCGACCGGAGACTATGCGGCAGTGACTGAAACTGCAAAGAAATTTGTTGAAGCTGTAAAAATAGCAAGACAATCTAAATAG
- the fsa gene encoding fructose-6-phosphate aldolase has product MKIFIDTANVDEIREANALGILSGVTTNPSLIAREGKKFTDVVHEIVTIVDGPISAEVISLKAEGMIEEGRELAKIHPNIVIKVPITLEGLKAVSQFSKENIKTNVTLIFSANQALLAARAGATYVSPFVGRVDDISQDGMILIEDIVQIFDIHGLDTEIIAASIRGPLHIMQAAKAGAHIATIPYDVIKKALLHPLTDAGIERFLKDWESVPN; this is encoded by the coding sequence ATGAAGATTTTTATAGATACAGCAAATGTAGATGAAATAAGAGAAGCGAATGCTTTAGGTATTTTATCAGGTGTGACAACAAATCCGTCATTGATTGCCAGAGAAGGTAAAAAATTTACAGATGTGGTTCATGAGATTGTGACGATCGTAGATGGACCTATTAGTGCAGAGGTCATCAGCCTAAAGGCGGAAGGTATGATAGAAGAAGGTCGAGAACTGGCAAAAATACATCCTAATATTGTAATCAAAGTTCCGATTACTTTAGAAGGTTTAAAAGCCGTCAGTCAATTCTCCAAAGAAAACATTAAAACCAATGTAACGCTTATATTTTCAGCGAACCAAGCACTTTTGGCGGCCAGAGCTGGTGCAACTTATGTCAGTCCTTTTGTGGGACGGGTGGATGATATATCACAAGATGGGATGATACTCATTGAAGATATTGTACAGATATTTGACATTCATGGTTTAGATACAGAAATCATAGCGGCAAGCATCAGAGGTCCTCTTCATATTATGCAGGCGGCAAAAGCCGGTGCACATATAGCAACCATACCTTATGATGTTATTAAAAAAGCCTTGCTGCATCCACTCACAGATGCAGGCATTGAAAGATTTTTGAAGGATTGGGAAAGTGTGCCCAACTAG